In a single window of the Raphanus sativus cultivar WK10039 chromosome 9, ASM80110v3, whole genome shotgun sequence genome:
- the LOC130499951 gene encoding zinc-finger homeodomain protein 11-like: MDLSSKQKQTLPISPFAGQLTIAEEMGVCYKECLKNHAANLGGHALDGCGEFMPTPTATHTDPSSLRCAACGCHRNFHRRDPSDHLSFLPSSPSGTESPPSQSLHRVASPVPCSYYTSAPHHMLLSLSSGFPGPSDQDPTGVRSEHSSKGEMRKRTRTKFTPEQKTKMRAFAEKAGWKINGCDEKSVRGFCSENGIERGVLKVWMHNNKYSLLNGKNREILSMEDHPRLCLNTQEL; encoded by the coding sequence ATGGATTTGtcttcaaaacaaaaacaaacattacCAATCTCTCCCTTCGCCGGACAACTAACCATCGCCGAGGAAATGGGTGTCTGTTACAAAGAGTGTTTGAAAAACCACGCCGCTAACCTCGGCGGCCACGCGCTCGACGGCTGCGGCGAGTTTATGCCAACACCAACCGCGACTCACACCGACCCTTCCTCTCTCCGCTGCGCCGCTTGCGGCTGCCACCGTAATTTCCACCGCCGTGACCCTTCCGACCATCTCAGCTTCCTCCCTTCCTCTCCCTCCGGCACCGAATCGCCGCCGTCTCAGTCGCTTCACCGCGTGGCTTCCCCTGTTCCTTGCTCTTACTACACTTCAGCTCCACATCACATGCTGCTCTCTCTCAGCTCCGGCTTCCCTGGACCGTCGGATCAAGATCCGACGGGTGTAAGATCGGAGCACAGCTCAAAAGGGGAAATGAGAAAGCGGACGAGGACCAAGTTCACGCCGGAGCAGAAGACGAAGATGAGGGCGTTCGCCGAGAAAGCGGGGTGGAAGATCAACGGCTGTGATGAAAAGTCGGTGAGAGGGTTCTGTAGCGAGAACGGGATCGAGAGAGGAGTTCTTAAAGTGTGGATGCATAATAATAAGTATTCACTTCTCAACGGGAAGAACAGAGAGATCTTGTCTATGGAGGATCATCCTCGTCTTTGTCTGAACACTCAAGAGCTGTAA